CGCCTGCCGTTCCTCTATTCCAAACGGAACAAAACCCAACTGTGGATAAAGCAGCAACCCCGCCGTGTTGTGATTGAAGCACGACACCCAGACCTCGCTCGCCGCGTACTGCTCGCGGGCCAGTTCGACCATGCGTTGCACCAGGTAACGCGCTACGCCTTGGCCGCGTGCGGCTGGGGCTACCACCACGTTGCCCAAGGCGCAGATGCCGCCGTGTTCGGCTTTGTAGAAATTGGCGAAACCGAGCACCACACCTTCGGCTTCCACTACCGTGGAACCGCTGCGCTGGGCAATGGCGTCGGTCAGTTGCGCGGGGGTGAGGGGGTAGGTGGCCTTGGGGAACATGTAGAACAGCTCGTCCGGGCCTTGGGGGAAGCAGCAGACGGCAGGGATGTCGCTGGGCTGGACGGGGCGATGGGTGAGGAACATGGCAGGTCCTTCTAGCGTTGACTGAGTTCTGCGTGTGCGGCTCTGGCCTCGCACACGCCCTGCCCAGTGTAATGGCGCTAGCAAGGGAGCG
The Pseudomonas sp. KU43P genome window above contains:
- a CDS encoding GNAT family N-acetyltransferase, giving the protein MFLTHRPVQPSDIPAVCCFPQGPDELFYMFPKATYPLTPAQLTDAIAQRSGSTVVEAEGVVLGFANFYKAEHGGICALGNVVVAPAARGQGVARYLVQRMVELAREQYAASEVWVSCFNHNTAGLLLYPQLGFVPFGIEERQAPDGKRVALVQMKQALA